One segment of Platichthys flesus chromosome 15, fPlaFle2.1, whole genome shotgun sequence DNA contains the following:
- the LOC133970081 gene encoding heart- and neural crest derivatives-expressed protein 1-like, which translates to MNLIGGYQHHHHLMHEPFPFVQRCHQDAPYFQSWVVNHGEVPQDFQIQAPYPAAELGAPGATHDARLEGLQAGMGKRRASGPKKERRRTESINTAFAELRECIPNVPADTKLSKIKTLRLATSYIAYLMDVLAKDSGETEGFKAEIKKFETRDLKRKRELTDGLQDSLGAEKKVKGRTGWPQQVWALELNQ; encoded by the exons ATGAACCTCATCGGGGGctaccagcatcaccaccaCCTGATGCACGAACCCTTCCCCTTCGTCCAGCGGTGCCACCAGGACGCGCCGTACTTCCAGAGCTGGGTGGTGAACCACGGCGAGGTGCCCCAGGACTTCCAGATCCAGGCGCCCTACCCGGCCGCGGAGCTCGGGGCGCCCGGAGCGACGCACGACGCGCGGCTGGAGGGGCTCCAGGCGGGCatggggaagaggagagcgTCGGGGCCGAAGAAGGAGCGCCGGAGGACGGAGAGCATCAACACAGCCTTCGCCGAGCTGCGGGAGTGTATCCCCAACGTGCCGGCGGACACGAAACTGTCAAAAATCAAAACTTTACGCCTGGCGACCAGTTACATCGCCTACCTGATGGACGTCCTGGCCAAAGACTCCGGGGAGACGGAGGGCTTTAAGGCCGAGATTAAGAAATTTGAAACCCGGGATCTGAAGAGGAAACGAGAGCTG ACCGACGGCCTGCAGGACTCTTTAGGAGCCGAGAAGAAGGTGAAGGGCCGCACCGGCTGGCCGCAGCAGGTCTGGGCCCTGGAGCTCAACCAGTGa